The Niabella beijingensis genomic interval ATATTGCAACGGGATTGGATGAAGCCCGTATCCGGCAGACCGCTGCGGCTTACCCGGATTTTATTGGGTTGAAATCTTAAACAGGATGCCGTAACTTACATAAAAAGCCGGTGATGAAGTTTATATATATGTTATTCCTCAGTTGCCTGTACTGTTTTTCAGCCGCACAACAAAAAGAAACCATGAATACTGACGACCTGCATCAACAACGGATCGAAACAAACAGGAAGGGCATGTGGGTACTATCCGGATGGGGCGTGGTGAATATGGGCAGTGGTATTATCGGAGCGTTAAGTACCAATAATACGGAGGTGAAGGCCTTCCATACAATGAATGCATTATGGGGGGTGGTCAATACCGGCATTGGTGTTTTAGGCCTGATGCGTGCCAAAAAAGAAAAGGGATTGTCTGTTTCAGATGCCGGTAAATACAGGGCTTATAAAAATGTAAAAAAATTATATGCGATCAATGGCGGTCTTGACCTGTTGTATATGGGCACCGGGATAGTTTTAACAACCAGTGCGGATAAGGCAAAGAATCCGGCAAGAAACAGAGGGTATGGAAATTCACTGATCGTTCAGGGAGCAGGGCTGCTCTTATTTGATGCCGCCATGTACCTGAGTCATCAAAAACAACAACGCTGCTGGACAAAGGCGGGCCCTGAATTTGCTGTTACGGAAAGCGGAATTGGTATGGTTTATCATTTGTAGTGATCAATGAGCCACGAAGACACATAGGCACGAAGAAACACAAAGAACAAGTCTTCGTGATACTTGAGGACTTAGTGCCTTCGCGACAAAAGAACACAGGTCACTAAGACACAGAGACTCAAAGAAACATAAAGGACAAACCTTCGTGATACCTGGAGACTTAGTGTCTTTGTGGCAAAAGAATACAGGCCACCAAGACATAGAGGCACGAAGAAACACAAAGAACAAACCTTCGTAATACCTGGAGACTTAGTGCCTTCGTGGCAAAAAGAACACAGGCCACCAGGATACAGAGGCACGAAGAAACACAAAGAACAAACCTTCGTGATACTTGGAGACTTAGTGCCTTCGTGGCAAAAAGAACACAGGCCACCAGGACACAGAGATATAAAGAACAAGCCTTCGTGGCAAAAAATAAATAACATGAACAAAGTTGTACAAAACGCACAGGAAGCTATCGCCGGTATTGAAAGCGGCATGACACTGATGGTAGGTGGCTTCGGGCTCTGCGGCATCCCGGAGAACTGCATCAAGGCGCTTACGGAAACCGGTCTGAGAGACCTTACCTGTATTTCCAACAATGCCGGTGTCGACGATTTCGGGCTCGGTCTGCTGCTGCAAAAAAAACAGATTAAAAAAATGATCTCTTCTTATGTGGGGGAAAATGCAGAATTCGAGCGACAGCTATTAAACGGTGAACTTGAAGTGGAACTGATCCCCCAGGGCACTCTGGCCGAACGCTGTCGTGCAGGCGGAGCGGGCATCCCTGCCTTTTATGTACCAGCAGGGTATGGTACCGAAGTAGCCGAAGGAAAAGAAGTGCGGGAATTCAACGGCAAACCGCATCTGCTGGAACAGGCGCTTACTGCTGATTTTGCGCTCATTAAAGCCTGGAAAGGTGACACGCATGGCAACCTGATCTATAAAGAGACGGCAGGCAATTTTAATCATCCCATGGCCACCGCCGGAAAGATCACCATTGCAGAAGTAGAAGAGCTGGTACCCGCCGGACAATTAAACCCTATGCAGATCCACACCCGGGGTTTATATAAAACGGATCTTCCAGGGAACGGATTATGAAAAAAGGATCGAACAATTGACGGAGCGGGAATAGCAACATTAGAGGATTTTTCCTGAATCGATTTTCAAGATGTTAAGTAAAAGGATCTGCAATTCCGGGAAAGGAAGAAGCTAATTATTTCTTAATTACCACTCGCTAAAAAATAAACAATGGCACTCACAAAACAACAGATAGCGCAACGCATTGCACAGGAACTGAAAGACGGTTATTACGTTAACCTGGGTATCGGCATTCCGACGCTCGTTGCTAATTATATCCCTGAAGGTATGGAAGTGGTCCTCCAATCGGAGAACGGTATGCTGGGCATGGGCCCGTTCCCGAAAAAAGGGACGGCCGACCCGGACCTGATCAATGCCGGTAAGCAAACGGTCACCCTGCTGCCGGGTGGTGTTTATTTTGATTCCGCAACCAGTTTTGCAATGATCCGCGGCGGGCATATCGACCTTACCGTACTGGGGGCTTTTGAAGTAAGCGATACCGGCGATATCGCCAGCTGGAAGATCCCGGGGAAAATGGTGAAAGGTATGGGTGGCGCCATGGACCTGGTGGCAGCTGCTAAAAACATTATCGTAGCCATGCAGCATACCAGTAAGGACGGACAATCCAAGTTATTAAAACAATGTACGCTTCCCCTTACCGGTGTAAGATGCATAAAAAAAATTGTATCCGACCTGGCCGTGCTTGAAGTTACCGATGAAGGCTTTGTACTGCTGGAACGCGCGCCCGGAGTATCTGTGGAGGATATAAAAAAAGCGACAGAAGGCCGGTTGGTGATAAAGGGCGATGTACCGGAAATAAAACTGTCATAATCAGGACAACACATTTATCAATATGTTGTAGTCATTTATGGAAAAAATACCCTGTTTCAAATATACCAAAGATCGCCGGTCATTGATCCTACCCTTTCTGCCAGGTTCCTTTTGTCTTAGCTATCGCGATCAGCCGCATGCCTTCCGCAGTCATTTTTCCTTCTGCGATCATGCGTTTTGCCCGTTCTATATTGGGCTGGCTCCAGTTGCTTTTCCGGGAATTGCGTGGTGAGAACGTAAGGTAATAACTGCCGGCGTCCCGTTTTTTACACAGACTGTCGATCCATCCGAAGCAAAGCGCTTCCTCCGTAGCCGCAATACGATCCACTGAGGGAGTATCATTGCTTTTGTGAAAAAGGATCAGCCAAACCGGCTCCTGTCTCGCCGCATTCTTTTGCAACCAGGTGCGCCATTGACGGCGGGTTTTGGCATACACTGCCATTTTTCCATCTTTTATTTCCATTATTAACGGGTTTTATTTTTTTCGATAATCTCTATTCCGTCCTTACCGGTCATCATCCTGAAAACAGAACCAAACGGATCCACGATAACTGCCGTTTCAAAAAGCCCCTTCCCCTCGCTGTGATCAGTAACCGGCTCCTGCGGGGCAGTGCCCTTTACCAGCAACCGGTAAAGAATGCTTTGAAGATCATTTGCCTGCCATTGAGCTATTGTAGTCATAACATCCGGGTTTAAAGTGAATCAACAATACAAAGCTATTATGAGGGTGTGACAACCTTATGTCAGCAGGAAAACAGGTATTTTAATTATTTTCTGAAGGGCCTCCAATCCGTTTAAAACAAATTATATCAAATTGACAATCAAATATCTGAAACACATAAACAAAGACATCTTCCGGGCATTTTTTTAAGGGGTCTGTAAAAGCCTATACCAGTGTATTCAGGAAAGGTGAGGAATGTTTATCCGGGTGTTTTTATTCTTATGAAAAACGGGTGGCGTAACAATCCGGAAATCTGTACAGGCTTCCTTTCAGCAAAAAAGTCCCGGCGCTAACCCAGGACCTTCTATTTGTAAGCGTTAGTTTCGGTGCTAACGTAAAACAAAAATAATAATAAATAATACCTCCTTCATTATCCGGGCCATTATTTCCTGTCATGAATTTTAGTGACAAGAACGGCCGTCAGGTCTGCTTTGCTTCATTTAACTCCGCAAGAATCGGATTGTTTGCCCCTGCCTTTTTTACCAATTTTGCCCAGTTACAAAACAACAAAATATGCAACAATTAGAACAAAAACGGGCGCTGGTTACCGGCGCCACCAGCGGCATCGGCAAAGCAGCAGCAATGGATTTTATCGGTAACGGCGCATCGGTGATCATCACCGGTCGTTATGAGCAAACGGTATCCGAAACCGTTTCGGAATTAGGACCGAACGCTTTTGGAATTGTGTCGGATGCCGGCAACATGACGGATCTGATGACACTCCGGGAAAAGACAGCCGCCATCTTCCCGGCCATCGATATCCTTTATGTAAATGCCGGCATCGGAAAGTACGCTTCACTGGAACAGATCGATGAAAGTCATTTTGACGAGATGTTCAATATCATGGTAAAGGGAACGCTGTTTACGGTGCAGCAGTTGCTGCCCATGGTACGACCCGGAGGCGCCATTATCCTCAACACCTCCATCGTTACCCAGGTAGGTATGCCTTATGCAGCCGTGTATTCGGCGGCAAAGGCCGCTGTGCAGTCCTTTTTGAAAACCTTTGCTGCTGAGCTGGCACCCCGGCAGATCCGCATCAACGCAGTAAGTCCCGGTCCCATCCAGACCAATTACCTCGACCGGTCCAATCTTTCTCCCGAACAGGCTGAAACCTTTGCCCGGTCCTTCGCACCGGAGATCCCGGTGGGCCGTTTTGGTCAGCCGGAAGAAGTGGCAAAAGTGATCTCCTTCCTGGCCTCGGATGCCGCTTCTTTTATGCATGGGGCGGAGGTGTTTGTAGATGGCGGATTTCCCACTATTAAAAAAATGTGGTCATGAACTTTAAAGAACGTTTTGCAACGCAGGACTGGTCAGCTATTACCGCTTCCCTGCACGAAAAGGGTTTTGCACTGATACGGGGTGTTCTTACCACGGAAGAATGTACTTTTTTTCAGGCCAGCTACGATCATTCCGGCGGGTACCGCAAGGTAGTGATAATGGAGCGGTACCGCTTTGGAAAAGGAGCGTATAAATACTTCCGCTATCCGCTGCCCGAGCCGCTTGCAGCCATAAGGACCCATCTTTACCCTTACCTGGTGCCGGTGGCCAACAGCTGGTTTAAAGCGCTGGAGATTGACATGCAGTTTCCTGCAAACCATTCGGAACTGCTGGCACAGTGTCATGTCCATCAGCAATTGGAGCCCACCCCACTTATCCTTAAATACGATGCCGGCGGCTACAATACCCTGCACCAGGATCTTTATGGCCTTATCTATTTTCCCATCCAGGCAGTATTCATGCTCAGTCAGCCGGGGACAGATTTTACCGGCGGCGAATTTGTATTGACCCAGCAAATACCTCGTTCTCAGTCAAGAGCCATTGTGCTGCAACCGGAACAGGGAGACCTGTTGCTTTTTACCACCAATTTCAAACCCGTAAAGGGCACAAAAGGGTATTACCGGGTCAATATGAAACATGGCGTCAGTGAAGTACGGGATGGTACGCGCTATACCCTGGGTATTATTTTTCATGATGCCCTCAGTTAGCTGCGGCAATAATTTAAAAGACAGCACACTTTATTTATGGTGCTGTCTTTTTTTATAAAAAGTACCGGCGCTCAGATCTTTCCCCCGGTACCAGCCGCCCGCTCAGGCATTACCCGCAACAGGTTTGTAAGTTAACAGCTGTACGCCTTTTTCCAGTTGTTCGCTGCGAACCAGTTCCAGCGCTGTGGTCAGCCCGTTAAACAACGTGCCATTCCCGGTGCCTACAATATACGGCTGTACCAGCAGTTGCAGTTCATCCACCAGCCCCGAGGCAATCAGCAATTTTACCAGTGTAATGCTGCCCTGCACCAGTATATTGCCATCTGCTTCCTTTTTAAGATCAGCAATACGCTCCGGTACGCCCCCGCTGATAATAGTGGTATCGTTCCAGGGAGCTGTTTCCAGCGTGGTAGAGACAACATACTTTTTTGCATTGTTCAGACGTTCCGCCACGCCCATTTCATTGTTCTTAAAAGCGCTCCAATAGGGATACAGCATCTGGTAGGTATTGCGGCCGTACAACATCACATTACAATTGTTAATGGTATCCTGTATCACCTGTGCGCGGCTGTCGCTGTG includes:
- a CDS encoding YdeI/OmpD-associated family protein encodes the protein MEIKDGKMAVYAKTRRQWRTWLQKNAARQEPVWLILFHKSNDTPSVDRIAATEEALCFGWIDSLCKKRDAGSYYLTFSPRNSRKSNWSQPNIERAKRMIAEGKMTAEGMRLIAIAKTKGTWQKG
- a CDS encoding SDR family oxidoreductase; this encodes MQQLEQKRALVTGATSGIGKAAAMDFIGNGASVIITGRYEQTVSETVSELGPNAFGIVSDAGNMTDLMTLREKTAAIFPAIDILYVNAGIGKYASLEQIDESHFDEMFNIMVKGTLFTVQQLLPMVRPGGAIILNTSIVTQVGMPYAAVYSAAKAAVQSFLKTFAAELAPRQIRINAVSPGPIQTNYLDRSNLSPEQAETFARSFAPEIPVGRFGQPEEVAKVISFLASDAASFMHGAEVFVDGGFPTIKKMWS
- a CDS encoding CoA transferase subunit B, which gives rise to MALTKQQIAQRIAQELKDGYYVNLGIGIPTLVANYIPEGMEVVLQSENGMLGMGPFPKKGTADPDLINAGKQTVTLLPGGVYFDSATSFAMIRGGHIDLTVLGAFEVSDTGDIASWKIPGKMVKGMGGAMDLVAAAKNIIVAMQHTSKDGQSKLLKQCTLPLTGVRCIKKIVSDLAVLEVTDEGFVLLERAPGVSVEDIKKATEGRLVIKGDVPEIKLS
- a CDS encoding DUF6992 family protein is translated as MKFIYMLFLSCLYCFSAAQQKETMNTDDLHQQRIETNRKGMWVLSGWGVVNMGSGIIGALSTNNTEVKAFHTMNALWGVVNTGIGVLGLMRAKKEKGLSVSDAGKYRAYKNVKKLYAINGGLDLLYMGTGIVLTTSADKAKNPARNRGYGNSLIVQGAGLLLFDAAMYLSHQKQQRCWTKAGPEFAVTESGIGMVYHL
- a CDS encoding dihydrofolate reductase family protein codes for the protein MSNLIVTEWMSLDGITDATTMAEWFNPFHSDSRAQVIQDTINNCNVMLYGRNTYQMLYPYWSAFKNNEMGVAERLNNAKKYVVSTTLETAPWNDTTIISGGVPERIADLKKEADGNILVQGSITLVKLLIASGLVDELQLLVQPYIVGTGNGTLFNGLTTALELVRSEQLEKGVQLLTYKPVAGNA
- a CDS encoding 2OG-Fe(II) oxygenase; translation: MNFKERFATQDWSAITASLHEKGFALIRGVLTTEECTFFQASYDHSGGYRKVVIMERYRFGKGAYKYFRYPLPEPLAAIRTHLYPYLVPVANSWFKALEIDMQFPANHSELLAQCHVHQQLEPTPLILKYDAGGYNTLHQDLYGLIYFPIQAVFMLSQPGTDFTGGEFVLTQQIPRSQSRAIVLQPEQGDLLLFTTNFKPVKGTKGYYRVNMKHGVSEVRDGTRYTLGIIFHDALS